The Solanum stenotomum isolate F172 unplaced genomic scaffold, ASM1918654v1 scaffold30406, whole genome shotgun sequence genomic sequence ATTACGCACACCATTGTCACAGAATTCGGCATAACACCCTCCTCAATCATCTCAAAAAACAAAGCAACTGCCTCTTCAGCCTTCTCACTCTTGGCATACCCGCAAATCAAACAAGTCCAAGACACTAAATTTCTGTCAGACATTTTATTAAACACTTTCCTGGCTTTACTCACCTCCCCACATTCACCACACAAATGTATCACTGAATTCAAAACAAACACATCGTCACCAAAACCCCATTTCAAAGCCAAACCCATAACTTGAATTCCTGTAGAAAAACTATCATCCTTCGCACAGCACTCAAAATCAAAGGAAAAGTTTACCCATCAGGCTCCACACATTCAACAACCATTCTTACATAAATCAATACAGCTTCATAAAACAAACCCGCTAAAGAATACCTTTTAATCAAGGAATTGAACTTGTATGTATTATCATAACCTTCTTCATTACTACTACAGAAACTGTCAAAAGTTATTTGTGCATATTCCATGCTATTATAGGAACCCAATTCGGAGCATTTAACAATGAGTTTACCGAGAAAACCAGGGTCTTAATTAAACCCTGTTTTGTGAAATGGGCGTGTAGTTGTTTGATTTCGTTGAGATTTTTGCAGGATTTTATTAAGTCAGTTATTGTTGATATTCGATTCGATTGAGTTTGTGTAGTAGCGAGAAGTGGAGAAAGAGATAGATTAAGGGTTGCTGCCATTGCTATTTGAGGTGTTTATTCAACTTTTCAAGAGCTTACAACTAACACCTGTTAAAGGATGACAAAAGTCCTACATCAGTGGTAAATGAGATAGTGggctccttataaggcttgggcaattcTCCttcctttgagctagtttttggggtgtgaattaggcccaagacctaatttaacatggtatcagagcagcgcctgtctcacccgatgttggggaccccaaaatcaaaattgcccactcaccagatgctaagcactgggcgtgaggtgtggtgttaaagaatgacaaaagtctcacatcggtgggtaatgagatgggtggactccttataaggcttggacaatcctcctccctttgaactagcttttggggtgtgagttaggctcAAGACCTAATTTAAAACCATCATGCTAATGAACTCCATTGATGAGAACTACCACATTTAACCAGCCAAGATATAAATCTTTTAtgtcctttatttttatttttttatggttgTTAAATGGAATACAATAGATTATACTGTTCTCTATCCGAACAATCATAATTTGAATGACAAatctatcataaaaataatataccgAATAGAGCTGCATGAGATgataaagtaatttttatttttttatggttgTTAAATGGAATACAATAGATTATATTGTTCTCTGTCCAGacattcataatttgaatgataaatccatcataaaaataatataccgAATAAAGCTACATGAGAtgataaagtaaaaaatgaaatataattgtNTTATGGTTTACCTAAATTTCACCTACCAAGATATTATCTTGACTTTTATTTTGCACTAATTATCTTCTACCAAATCttcatattaattcatcttccATTGAGTTTGATTCCACAAGAACCAAACCAACTCTTTCAAAACCCACTTCGGAGCATTTAGCAATGAGTTTACCGAGAAAACCAGGGTCTTGATTGAATCCCTGTTTTGTGAAATGGGCGTGTAGTTGTTTGATTTCGTTCAGATTTTTGCAGGATTTTATTAAGTCAGTTGTTATTGTAAGTCGACGGGATTGAGACTTAGTtcagagaagaggagaaagacaGAGATTAAGGGTTGCTGCCATTGCTATTTGACGTGTTTATTCAACTTTCCAAGAGCTTCCAACTGACACCATCATGCTAATGAACTCCATTGATGAGAACTACCACATTTAACCAGCCAAGATATATCTTTTCtgtcctttatttttatttttttatggttgTTAAATGGAATACAATAGATTATACTGTTTTCTGTCCGGacattcataatttgaatgataaatctATCATAAAAACAATATACCGAATAGAGCTACATGAGAtgataaagtaaaaaatgaaatataattgttaaataaaatattaagataacGATGCGATTACATCAAATCAATTGTTTACCTGAAATGAGACTTCCCGTTGTTACCTAATGATGAATTTAAATGACACGATATAATACAATTTAAGTATCAATAGAAAACGAATATGATATTTGAACTaatgatacaatacaatagaatggataacaaccatccaaacaaggtgtaagAGGGAGTTTGCACTTTGTCCATAAAATTTTTACAGTTTTTTCGGAGTTCAATTCCAAAAATTATGTTTaaccaaaatattttgaaaaagtttCATCCacctttttcactttaaattaCTTGTAAACATTCAAAGACAACTCTAATATATTAATTTCTAGTGTTTATCTAGCTatgtaaaattataaagttAAAGTGAAATCCTTggtacaaaattttaaaaaaagatatcaTTCTATTTGAAACGGACTAAAAAAAACAGTCATGTTAATTGGAACGCAAAAAGTACCATGTATGAGAATTGTAAAACTATATTACATTATCACCATTGTTCTGAGAAACAACATAGTATAAAACAAATCATTTTAGTTCCATAACTCTTTTAACATATTTGCCcgaaaaactcagtttaaaccCTATGAGACCTGAGGGAGAGAACCTTGGAAATAGCTCTAACGGTATTTGGGGTAGTCCTGCAGCAACCTCCGACGAGAGACGCCCCAGCCTCGCACCACTTGTCCACATATGACACGAAATCTTCCTCTGCGACGCCCCTTGATGCCTACAATGATATATAAGCGTTCATTAGATGCTTTTTAAGAATGCCAATTAAGTATCCTAAGTAAATTTCTCTCTATTGTTCAATCATTTGATAGTCGTACATGTTATAGAAACAAGAAAGGTTATATATAGTATTGAAAAGACTTACCACCCATTCCTTCTTTTCGCCATCATAAGTCTCACCGCTGTTGGGATATACAAGTATTGGTTTACTTGTTACCTGCATATCATTTGGCCATGGAAGCAATTAACATTTCGGAATAAATCTTGGTACATGACGACACGTTTCTCTTACATATCAATTTCACAAACCAAAGAAGTAATTATACCTTTCGGATTGATTGGATCAGCCCCTGAATGTATCTCGGAGAGGTACAATTGATTCCAATTCCAACAACTTGCTTACACGAATCAACAATTGAAGCACATTCTGCAATGGAATCGCCACTGGCTACATTGGTACCATCTTTAGAACTGAAGGAAAACCACGCAGGAATGCTGACAGCCTCTTCCTCAAGAAGCTCAGCATAAGCCtatatgaaacaaaaaatgaagttAAGCACACAACTATTCGACTTGGAGGAAAATGAACACAGAATATATAAGATATAAGATATCGTAAAAGATCAAGAGAGTAAATACCTGAGCTTCGATTTTGTTTGGAGTTGTCTCGAATGCAATCAAATCAGCACCTGAATTCGCAAGAACCTGAACTCTCCTTCGATGAAAATCTTTCAGAGTTTTCACAGTAATTGCATCACCATAAATTCCACTGCAAACCAAGAAGGGCAGAGTAATCAATTTCACATATATTAAGTTAATCAAAATACACCTCGACTATTATGCTAAGACGTTGAACATTAACTCACCTATATTCAGAACCATCAGCCAAATAAGCTCCGTAACTTCCCACAGACGCTGCAACCAAGACCGGATTGCGTTTCAAACCAGTTCCATCA encodes the following:
- the LOC125851856 gene encoding homocysteine S-methyltransferase 2-like; the protein is MGLKSGSTFLGDFLRQCGGYAVIDGGLATELQRHGADLNDPLWSAKCLVSSPHLIRRVHLDYLEAGANIIISSSYQATLQGFEAKGISREEGEALLKRSVEIACEARNIYNDRASKGSWDDFDDGTGLKRNPVLVAASVGSYGAYLADGSEYSGIYGDAITVKTLKDFHRRRVQVLANSGADLIAFETTPNKIEAQAYAELLEEEAVSIPAWFSFSSKDGTNVASGDSIAECASIVDSCKQVVGIGINCTSPRYIQGLIQSIRKVTSKPILVYPNSGETYDGEKKEWVASRGVAEEDFVSYVDKWCEAGASLVGGCCRTTPNTVRAISKVLSLRSHRV